In Thauera aromatica K172, one DNA window encodes the following:
- the trxB gene encoding thioredoxin-disulfide reductase, translated as MTTKHARLLILGSGPAGYTAAVYAARANLAPVLVTGLAQGGQLMTTTDVDNWPADADGVQGPELMARFQKHAERFNTEMIFDHIHTVELARRPFRLVGDSGEYTCDALIIATGATAKYLGLPSEEKFAGRGVSACATCDGFFYRNQEVAVIGGGDTAVEEALYLANIAKKVTLVHRREQFRAEKIMIDKLMEKVAAGKIELALNATLDEILGDSSGVTGMRIKDVASGTTREAALQGVFIAIGHKPNSDIFEGQLEMENGYIVTQGGRHGNATQTSVAGVFAAGDVQDHTYRQAVTSAGTGCMAALDAERYLDALG; from the coding sequence ATGACCACCAAACACGCCCGCCTGCTGATCCTCGGTTCCGGCCCGGCCGGCTACACGGCCGCGGTCTATGCCGCACGCGCCAACCTTGCTCCCGTGCTCGTCACCGGTCTTGCCCAGGGCGGCCAGCTGATGACCACGACCGATGTAGACAACTGGCCGGCCGATGCCGACGGCGTGCAGGGGCCCGAGCTGATGGCGCGCTTCCAGAAGCATGCCGAGCGCTTCAACACCGAGATGATCTTCGACCACATCCACACCGTGGAACTGGCCCGAAGGCCCTTCCGCCTGGTCGGCGATTCGGGCGAATACACCTGCGATGCGCTGATCATCGCCACCGGCGCCACGGCGAAGTACCTCGGCCTGCCTTCGGAAGAAAAGTTTGCCGGTCGCGGCGTTTCCGCCTGCGCGACCTGCGACGGCTTTTTCTACCGCAACCAGGAGGTCGCCGTGATCGGCGGCGGCGATACCGCAGTCGAAGAAGCGCTGTACCTGGCCAACATCGCGAAAAAAGTCACCCTGGTGCACCGCCGCGAACAGTTCCGCGCCGAGAAGATCATGATCGACAAGCTGATGGAGAAGGTCGCCGCCGGCAAGATCGAACTCGCGCTCAACGCCACCCTCGACGAGATCCTCGGCGACAGCTCCGGTGTCACCGGGATGCGGATCAAGGACGTGGCCTCGGGCACGACCCGCGAGGCGGCCTTGCAGGGCGTATTCATCGCGATCGGGCACAAGCCCAACTCCGACATTTTCGAAGGCCAGCTCGAAATGGAGAACGGCTACATCGTCACCCAGGGCGGGCGCCACGGCAACGCCACCCAGACCAGCGTGGCGGGCGTGTTCGCCGCCGGCGACGTCCAGGATCACACCTACCGCCAGGCGGTGACGTCGGCCGGAACCGGCTGCATGGCCGCGCTCGACGCCGAGCGCTATCTCGACGCCCTGGGCTGA
- a CDS encoding Smr/MutS family protein, whose product MARRPRTPTSAAKTGGDGERGKAGNGPFAALRRQLREQQEAATRPAVPPASPPPDSGRAAAKKIPPAPSGGARADAVQAPDGSGTAPVDEAERTLFRQALGAVRPLRRNDRAEIEPPRPAPVPRRRERAEEDLAPPPRRAESDPLQAAYAGVVPLRDRGRVELETAHRHHARAPATASDARIQRPDAIVLPAEVEASDPAALFRLVVGDTRPLDHDNRVELERPAPAPAPVKHDADERAALDESLIAPLTFEDRLDMGDEAAFLRAGLPRRVLTDLRRGRWVLQGQIDLHGLTRDEARAALGHFLHDSLSQGRRCIRVIHGKGHGSPGKESILKQLSRGWLAQREEILAFCQAGPHEGGSGALLVLLRARNATPRRVEPT is encoded by the coding sequence ATGGCCCGCCGTCCGCGCACCCCGACTTCCGCGGCGAAAACCGGCGGGGATGGCGAGCGCGGCAAGGCCGGCAACGGCCCTTTCGCCGCGCTGCGCCGGCAGCTCCGGGAACAGCAGGAGGCGGCGACGCGCCCTGCTGTTCCGCCTGCCTCGCCACCCCCGGACAGCGGGCGCGCAGCGGCGAAAAAGATACCTCCCGCGCCATCCGGCGGCGCACGCGCCGATGCTGTCCAGGCACCGGACGGTAGCGGCACGGCGCCGGTGGACGAAGCCGAGCGGACATTGTTCCGCCAGGCGCTCGGCGCGGTCCGCCCGCTGCGCCGCAACGACCGGGCCGAAATCGAACCGCCCCGCCCCGCTCCCGTCCCGCGCCGTCGGGAGCGCGCCGAAGAAGACCTCGCCCCGCCCCCGCGCCGCGCGGAATCCGACCCGTTGCAGGCCGCCTATGCCGGCGTCGTGCCGCTGCGCGACCGCGGCCGGGTGGAACTGGAAACGGCGCACCGCCACCACGCCCGCGCCCCTGCCACCGCGAGCGACGCCCGGATCCAGCGTCCGGACGCGATCGTGCTGCCGGCCGAGGTCGAGGCGAGCGATCCGGCGGCGCTGTTCCGCCTTGTGGTCGGCGACACCCGGCCGCTGGACCACGACAACCGGGTCGAACTGGAACGCCCGGCGCCCGCCCCGGCACCGGTCAAGCACGACGCCGACGAACGGGCGGCGCTGGATGAATCGCTGATCGCTCCGCTCACTTTCGAGGACCGTCTCGACATGGGCGACGAGGCCGCGTTCCTGCGCGCCGGCCTGCCCCGCCGCGTGCTCACCGACCTGCGCCGCGGACGCTGGGTGCTGCAGGGCCAGATCGACCTCCACGGGCTGACCCGCGACGAAGCGCGCGCCGCCCTCGGCCACTTCCTCCACGACAGCCTCAGCCAGGGCAGGCGCTGCATCCGCGTGATCCACGGCAAGGGCCACGGTTCGCCGGGGAAGGAATCGATCCTCAAGCAGCTCTCGCGCGGCTGGCTGGCCCAGCGCGAGGAGATCCTCGCCTTCTGCCAGGCCGGTCCGCACGAAGGCGGCAGCGGCGCCTTGCTGGTGCTGCTGCGCGCCCGGAATGCCACACCGCGCAGGGTCGAGCCGACCTGA
- a CDS encoding P-II family nitrogen regulator → MKKIEAIIKPFKLDEVREGLSEVGITGLTVTEVKGFGRQKGHTELYRGAEYVVDFLPKIKVELVLADDMVDPAVEAIIKAAHTGKIGDGKIFVMAVEQVIRIRTGETNEAAI, encoded by the coding sequence ATGAAGAAGATCGAAGCGATCATCAAGCCGTTCAAGCTGGACGAAGTGCGTGAAGGCCTGTCCGAAGTGGGGATCACCGGCCTGACGGTGACCGAAGTGAAGGGCTTCGGCCGCCAGAAAGGGCATACCGAGCTGTACCGCGGCGCGGAATACGTCGTCGACTTCCTGCCCAAGATCAAGGTAGAGCTCGTCCTCGCCGACGACATGGTCGATCCGGCTGTGGAGGCGATCATCAAGGCCGCGCATACCGGCAAGATCGGCGACGGCAAGATCTTCGTGATGGCGGTGGAGCAGGTGATCCGCATCCGCACCGGCGAAACCAACGAAGCGGCGATCTGA